A window of Helicobacter ganmani contains these coding sequences:
- a CDS encoding alpha/beta hydrolase, translating to MLIFFIGGGAMAQEKWDKVFAKSNEVKVQKVKFTNRYGITLAGDLYLPKNLGKAQKLPAIAISGPFGAVKEQVSGFYAQTLAQKGFITLAFDPSYTGESGGKPRNVASPDINTEDFSAAVDFLSNYANVDSNKIGILGICGFGGFALNAAAMDTRIKAVVASTMYDMSRVNANGYNDSMDAKARYKLKESLNAQRTKDFKSGTYAKADGLPQKLRGDEPQFIKDYFDYYKTPRGHHARSLNSNGHWNLTSSLGFINAPILAYSNEIQSAVLIIHGDKAHSKYFSTDAYKKLKGKNKELLLIKDANHTDLYDNEQKIPFDKIATFFSANLK from the coding sequence ATGCTAATATTTTTTATAGGAGGTGGAGCAATGGCTCAAGAGAAATGGGACAAGGTGTTTGCAAAAAGCAATGAAGTCAAAGTCCAAAAGGTAAAATTCACCAATCGTTATGGAATCACACTCGCGGGGGATTTGTATCTACCTAAGAATCTAGGCAAGGCACAAAAGCTCCCAGCAATCGCAATCAGTGGTCCTTTTGGCGCAGTCAAAGAGCAAGTGAGTGGATTCTATGCGCAAACTTTAGCGCAAAAGGGCTTTATCACTCTTGCCTTTGACCCTTCCTATACAGGAGAGAGCGGAGGCAAACCTAGAAATGTCGCCTCACCCGATATTAATACAGAGGATTTTAGTGCAGCGGTAGATTTTCTAAGCAATTATGCAAATGTGGATTCTAATAAAATCGGCATTTTGGGCATTTGCGGATTTGGCGGATTTGCACTCAATGCTGCCGCAATGGATACGCGCATTAAGGCAGTCGTGGCTTCTACAATGTATGATATGAGTCGCGTCAATGCCAATGGCTATAATGATTCAATGGACGCAAAGGCACGCTATAAGCTTAAAGAAAGTCTCAATGCACAGCGCACAAAGGATTTCAAAAGTGGCACTTACGCCAAAGCCGATGGGTTGCCTCAAAAGCTTAGAGGCGATGAGCCACAATTTATCAAAGATTATTTTGATTATTACAAAACGCCAAGAGGACACCACGCGCGTTCTCTTAACTCCAATGGGCATTGGAATCTCACTTCATCTTTAGGCTTTATCAATGCACCTATTTTGGCATATAGCAATGAGATACAAAGTGCGGTTTTAATCATTCACGGGGATAAGGCACATAGCAAATATTTTAGCACTGACGCGTATAAAAAGCTTAAGGGCAAAAATAAAGAATTATTGCTTATCAAAGATGCCAATCACACGGATTTGTATGACAATGAGCAAAAGATTCCCTTTGATAAAATTGCTACATTTTTTAGTGCGAATTTGAAGTAG
- a CDS encoding DNA adenine methylase, with amino-acid sequence MQKNPKPLLKELESLQKNHNKELFYSIRNLDRNKDFMHLDSIFKAARFIYLNKTCFNGLCRYNAKGEFNTPMGSYKNPKIYDKNLIFNASNALQGAQILCLDFVDMIKLAKSGDFVYFDPPYYPLSKTSSFVSYTDVFLEKEQERLREIFKELDSKNVKVLQSNSNTTFIKEQYKGFKILEIQAKRAINCKGKKRGEITELLIRGKYE; translated from the coding sequence ATTCAAAAGAATCCCAAACCCCTTTTAAAAGAACTAGAATCTTTGCAAAAAAATCACAATAAAGAGCTTTTTTATAGTATTCGTAACCTCGATAGAAATAAGGATTTTATGCATTTAGATTCTATTTTCAAAGCTGCAAGATTTATTTACCTGAATAAAACTTGTTTCAATGGACTATGTCGCTACAATGCAAAGGGCGAATTTAACACTCCAATGGGAAGCTACAAGAATCCCAAAATTTATGATAAAAATTTGATTTTCAATGCTTCAAATGCTTTGCAAGGAGCGCAGATTCTATGCTTGGATTTTGTAGATATGATAAAACTAGCAAAAAGCGGAGATTTTGTTTATTTTGACCCACCCTATTATCCGCTTAGTAAAACTTCAAGCTTTGTGAGCTATACAGATGTATTTTTAGAAAAAGAACAAGAGCGTTTGAGAGAGATTTTTAAGGAACTAGATTCTAAAAATGTAAAAGTTTTACAAAGCAATTCAAACACTACCTTTATTAAAGAGCAATACAAGGGCTTTAAAATACTAGAGATTCAAGCAAAACGAGCAATAAATTGTAAGGGCAAGAAAAGAGGCGAGATTACAGAATTACTAATTAGGGGAAAGTATGAGTAA
- a CDS encoding DNA adenine methylase: MTIQINLSKFQNTESKPFIKWAGGKRALVDSIIASMPRNFNAYFEPFVGGGALFFALKIKGF, encoded by the coding sequence ATGACAATACAAATAAATCTTTCAAAGTTTCAAAATACAGAATCTAAGCCTTTTATCAAATGGGCTGGAGGTAAAAGAGCATTAGTAGATTCTATCATTGCTTCTATGCCAAGAAATTTTAATGCGTATTTTGAGCCTTTTGTAGGTGGTGGTGCATTATTTTTTGCTCTTAAAATCAAGGGTTTTTAG
- a CDS encoding cyclophilin-like fold protein, with the protein MRKYTFLCLLFALLTQCALGKDLRGELEEQMQIQMQFQGKSFVLTLENNAAARDFYALLPLRLSFSDYVGKEKIAKLDKSLSPQERGEYDPQSGDFFYFAPWGNVGIFYAKQPPYKGLVKLGVVKAEKESFIAHLKAQKQDFILTIEKYPSRE; encoded by the coding sequence ATGCGCAAATATACATTTCTTTGTTTGTTGTTTGCGCTGCTAACGCAATGCGCTTTAGGCAAAGACTTAAGGGGGGAATTGGAGGAGCAAATGCAAATACAAATGCAATTTCAAGGGAAAAGCTTTGTTTTGACTTTAGAAAATAATGCGGCTGCAAGGGATTTCTACGCACTCTTGCCTTTACGCCTAAGCTTTAGTGATTATGTAGGCAAGGAAAAGATTGCTAAGCTTGATAAAAGCCTAAGCCCACAAGAGCGCGGAGAATATGACCCACAAAGCGGCGATTTTTTCTATTTCGCCCCTTGGGGTAATGTCGGAATCTTTTATGCCAAGCAGCCCCCATACAAGGGCTTGGTTAAGCTAGGCGTAGTAAAGGCAGAAAAAGAATCTTTTATCGCGCACCTCAAAGCCCAAAAGCAAGATTTTATCCTCACGATAGAAAAATATCCTAGCAGGGAGTAA
- a CDS encoding type II restriction enzyme, protein MYKGFQQEVRILCKQDSKEERPQIFIDNELFILPIKNGGYILCKGDGYIDIPNINTESIIYKSKLNFELKSANVGDSEMQHLDFAYASSLMRTFLNDESLVLSIRGRKYTLEFCFDTNLYKKIAQKEVIALVFEIGF, encoded by the coding sequence ATGTATAAAGGATTTCAGCAAGAAGTTCGCATTCTATGCAAACAAGATTCTAAGGAAGAGAGACCACAGATTTTTATTGATAATGAGCTTTTTATTTTACCTATAAAAAATGGTGGATATATCCTTTGTAAGGGCGATGGATACATTGACATTCCAAACATAAATACAGAATCCATTATCTATAAAAGTAAGCTTAATTTTGAATTAAAGAGTGCTAATGTGGGAGATTCTGAAATGCAACATTTGGATTTTGCTTATGCCTCGTCCCTTATGCGCACATTTTTAAATGATGAAAGCCTTGTTTTAAGCATACGAGGTAGAAAATACACGCTAGAGTTTTGCTTTGATACCAATCTTTATAAAAAGATCGCACAAAAGGAAGTTATCGCGCTCGTTTTTGAAATAGGATTTTAG
- a CDS encoding SDR family NAD(P)-dependent oxidoreductase, with product MKKNIVVVGAGKGLGNAVAKRFGKSGFRVILIARNVGNLNAYKEEFEKEGIETFIYSADCEKPQTLESAFKEIQDAFGVVDVLVYNARVRKDGFATAFSNDDFIKHYQTDVASALCCVKLVIQKQAQQRSGAILLSGGIFGDNPSKEHAGISIGKAALKALGKTLHDELKEKGIFVGLITIAGHIQPNTQHAPELIAEKYWEAYQKQDKYEVVY from the coding sequence ATGAAAAAGAATATCGTTGTTGTAGGCGCAGGGAAAGGCTTAGGCAATGCTGTTGCAAAACGTTTTGGCAAGAGTGGTTTTAGGGTCATTCTCATTGCAAGGAATGTTGGGAATCTAAACGCATATAAAGAAGAGTTTGAAAAAGAGGGCATTGAGACTTTTATCTATTCTGCAGATTGTGAAAAACCGCAAACTTTGGAATCCGCTTTTAAAGAGATTCAAGATGCCTTTGGTGTTGTAGATGTCCTTGTGTATAATGCGAGAGTGCGTAAGGACGGGTTTGCAACGGCATTTAGCAATGATGACTTCATCAAGCATTATCAAACCGATGTCGCAAGTGCCTTATGTTGTGTTAAGCTTGTAATACAAAAACAAGCACAGCAAAGAAGCGGCGCGATTTTATTATCCGGCGGTATTTTTGGGGATAATCCTAGCAAAGAGCACGCGGGAATCTCAATAGGTAAAGCCGCACTCAAGGCACTTGGCAAGACATTGCACGATGAATTAAAGGAAAAAGGCATTTTTGTGGGGCTTATCACCATAGCGGGACACATTCAGCCAAACACACAACACGCCCCTGAATTGATTGCAGAGAAATATTGGGAAGCTTACCAAAAGCAAGATAAATACGAAGTCGTGTATTAA